Proteins encoded in a region of the Sander lucioperca isolate FBNREF2018 chromosome 18, SLUC_FBN_1.2, whole genome shotgun sequence genome:
- the heatr4 gene encoding HEAT repeat-containing protein 4 isoform X1 yields the protein MASDQTASDSQDPADGDGEMDSRCGSEVSGSDSISMQRSQRLYQQFLTDAAAYLSFSPDTGSVSFNQSDFQHLFRLSGALKPSAKGKTQEGKRCRPAQRPPERCRGLQESEEQTPIQLQTAQACSRTRLTAGHCPKRASGLPRPVQEDQIILQKSLKYHKDMQRWSSRAPQRGTGPDNISPESLKTDRADPVEPVQTEVLPTCSRPTSPQSGLDPDSWLAAQRSALDGDYSHGVIRRLVAQLFLCRDEQPDSEEQADDSQLVVPLLSFISSQTTLVRSLLAEKLNSSDWRDRLISCSTLRSLKGPLNKDVVQKLSDLMCSDHSDTVRLAAAETLMKLGKTHQVHTELRLKFEEGQGLQGRMEALDLIGHLKLTTAMLLEPLVGCLGDEFTAVRTQACLTAASLLLKDDTVVRRLLQVIENDTARDVRLSAIRAVDALGLSSLDVQETLLRCVETEEEAELRLAACRLLLSARVPSAQLQDFLLRRINVESDWLVRRTMKEMLCLCDGGQQEDLCPTHSVSRQVKRLCERRVITEKLLLLEKLQAGGTRRLGRGTLARLLSQQYKMGSPETADRDK from the exons ATCCTGCAGATGGTGATGGTGAAATGGATTCACGTTGTGGCTCTGAAGTCTCCGGTTCAGACTCCATCAGCATGCAGCGATCTCAGCGCCTCTACCAACAGTTTCTGACTGACGCTGCAGCCTACCTCAGTTTCTCCCCGGACACGGGCAGTGTCTCTTTCAACCAGTCCGACTTCCAGCACTTATTCAGGCTCAGTGGAGCCCTGAAACCGTCCGCCAAGGGGAAGACACAGGAGGGGAAACGTTGTAGACCGGCCCAGAGGCCTCCAGAGCGATGCAGGGGTCTACAGGAGTCTGAGGAACAGACGCCCATTCAGCTGCAGACGGCACAGGCCTGCAGCAGAACCAGGCTGACAGCTGGACACTGTCCGAAGAGGGCTTCAGGTTTACCTAGACCAGTCCAAGAGGACCAGATCATCTTGCAAAAGTCATTGAAGTACCACAAAGACATGCAGAGGTGGTCCTCCAGAGCCCCACAGAGGGGGACTGGCCCGGACAACA TTTCCCCAGAGAGCCTGAAGACAGACCGGGCTGATCCTGTAGAGCCCGTCCAGACTGAAGTCCTCCCCACCTGCAGCAGACCAACGTCTCCACAGTCAG GTTTAGATCCTGACAGCTGGTTGGCAGCCCAGCGTTCAGCTCTGGACGGAGACTACAGTCACGGCGTCATCCGGAGACTCGTAGCTCAACTCTTCCTCTGCCGGGACGAGCAGCCCGATAGCGAGGAACAAGCCGACGACAGCCAGCTGGTTGTTCCACTGCTGAGCTTCATCAGCAGCCAGACG ACTCTTGTGCGCTCGCTGCTGGCTGAGAAGCTCAACAGCTCTGATTGGAGGGACAGACTGATATCCTGTAGCACACTCCGCAGCCTCAAAGGAccccttaacaag GATGTTGTGCAGAAGCTGAGCGACCTGATGTGTAGCGACCACAGCGACACAGTCCGCCTTGCTGCTGCCGAGACGCTCATGAAGCTGGGGAAGACGCACCAAGTCCACACTGAGCTCAG GTTAAAGTTTGAGGAGGGGCAGGGTCTCCAGGGCCGGATGGAGGCTCTGGATCTAATCGGCCATCTGAAGTTAACGACAGCGATGCTGCTGGAGCCGCTCGTCGGCTGCCTCGGTGATGAGTTCACTGCCGTCCGGACACAAGCCTGTCTGACGGCTGCTTCTCTGCTGCTGAAGGACGACACG GTAGTGAGGCGTCTGCTGCAGGTGATTGAGAACGACACGGCTCGAGATGTTCGACTGTCGGCCATCAGAG CAGTGGATGCGTTGGGTTTGTCCTCCCTGGACGTGCAGGAGACGCTGCTGCGCTGTGTGGAGACTGAGGAGGAGGCGGAGCTGCGTCTGGCTGCCTGCCGCCTGCTGCTCAGCGCCCGCGTGCCCTCCGCCCAGCTGCAGGACTTCCTGCTGCGCCGCATCAACGTCGAGTCTGACTGGCTGGTCCGCAG GACGATGAAGGAaatgctgtgtctgtgtgacggCGGCCAGCAGGAGGATCTCTGCCCAACGCACTCAGTCAGCCGGCAG GTGAAGCGTCTGTGTGAGCGGAGAGTGATCACggagaagctgctgctgctggagaagcTGCAGGCCGGAGGAACGCGGCGCCTTGGCCGCGGGACGTTAGCGCGGCTGCTGAGTCAGCAGTACAAGATGGGTTCCCCCGAGACAGCTGATCGGGATAAATAA
- the heatr4 gene encoding HEAT repeat-containing protein 4 isoform X2 → MASDQTASDSQDPADGDGEMDSRCGSEVSGSDSISMQRSQRLYQQFLTDAAAYLSFSPDTGSVSFNQSDFQHLFRLSGALKPSAKGKTQEGKRCRPAQRPPERCRGLQESEEQTPIQLQTAQACSRTRLTAGHCPKRASGLPRPVQEDQIILQKSLKYHKDMQRWSSRAPQRGTGPDNKSLKTDRADPVEPVQTEVLPTCSRPTSPQSGLDPDSWLAAQRSALDGDYSHGVIRRLVAQLFLCRDEQPDSEEQADDSQLVVPLLSFISSQTTLVRSLLAEKLNSSDWRDRLISCSTLRSLKGPLNKDVVQKLSDLMCSDHSDTVRLAAAETLMKLGKTHQVHTELRLKFEEGQGLQGRMEALDLIGHLKLTTAMLLEPLVGCLGDEFTAVRTQACLTAASLLLKDDTVVRRLLQVIENDTARDVRLSAIRAVDALGLSSLDVQETLLRCVETEEEAELRLAACRLLLSARVPSAQLQDFLLRRINVESDWLVRRTMKEMLCLCDGGQQEDLCPTHSVSRQVKRLCERRVITEKLLLLEKLQAGGTRRLGRGTLARLLSQQYKMGSPETADRDK, encoded by the exons ATCCTGCAGATGGTGATGGTGAAATGGATTCACGTTGTGGCTCTGAAGTCTCCGGTTCAGACTCCATCAGCATGCAGCGATCTCAGCGCCTCTACCAACAGTTTCTGACTGACGCTGCAGCCTACCTCAGTTTCTCCCCGGACACGGGCAGTGTCTCTTTCAACCAGTCCGACTTCCAGCACTTATTCAGGCTCAGTGGAGCCCTGAAACCGTCCGCCAAGGGGAAGACACAGGAGGGGAAACGTTGTAGACCGGCCCAGAGGCCTCCAGAGCGATGCAGGGGTCTACAGGAGTCTGAGGAACAGACGCCCATTCAGCTGCAGACGGCACAGGCCTGCAGCAGAACCAGGCTGACAGCTGGACACTGTCCGAAGAGGGCTTCAGGTTTACCTAGACCAGTCCAAGAGGACCAGATCATCTTGCAAAAGTCATTGAAGTACCACAAAGACATGCAGAGGTGGTCCTCCAGAGCCCCACAGAGGGGGACTGGCCCGGACAACA AGAGCCTGAAGACAGACCGGGCTGATCCTGTAGAGCCCGTCCAGACTGAAGTCCTCCCCACCTGCAGCAGACCAACGTCTCCACAGTCAG GTTTAGATCCTGACAGCTGGTTGGCAGCCCAGCGTTCAGCTCTGGACGGAGACTACAGTCACGGCGTCATCCGGAGACTCGTAGCTCAACTCTTCCTCTGCCGGGACGAGCAGCCCGATAGCGAGGAACAAGCCGACGACAGCCAGCTGGTTGTTCCACTGCTGAGCTTCATCAGCAGCCAGACG ACTCTTGTGCGCTCGCTGCTGGCTGAGAAGCTCAACAGCTCTGATTGGAGGGACAGACTGATATCCTGTAGCACACTCCGCAGCCTCAAAGGAccccttaacaag GATGTTGTGCAGAAGCTGAGCGACCTGATGTGTAGCGACCACAGCGACACAGTCCGCCTTGCTGCTGCCGAGACGCTCATGAAGCTGGGGAAGACGCACCAAGTCCACACTGAGCTCAG GTTAAAGTTTGAGGAGGGGCAGGGTCTCCAGGGCCGGATGGAGGCTCTGGATCTAATCGGCCATCTGAAGTTAACGACAGCGATGCTGCTGGAGCCGCTCGTCGGCTGCCTCGGTGATGAGTTCACTGCCGTCCGGACACAAGCCTGTCTGACGGCTGCTTCTCTGCTGCTGAAGGACGACACG GTAGTGAGGCGTCTGCTGCAGGTGATTGAGAACGACACGGCTCGAGATGTTCGACTGTCGGCCATCAGAG CAGTGGATGCGTTGGGTTTGTCCTCCCTGGACGTGCAGGAGACGCTGCTGCGCTGTGTGGAGACTGAGGAGGAGGCGGAGCTGCGTCTGGCTGCCTGCCGCCTGCTGCTCAGCGCCCGCGTGCCCTCCGCCCAGCTGCAGGACTTCCTGCTGCGCCGCATCAACGTCGAGTCTGACTGGCTGGTCCGCAG GACGATGAAGGAaatgctgtgtctgtgtgacggCGGCCAGCAGGAGGATCTCTGCCCAACGCACTCAGTCAGCCGGCAG GTGAAGCGTCTGTGTGAGCGGAGAGTGATCACggagaagctgctgctgctggagaagcTGCAGGCCGGAGGAACGCGGCGCCTTGGCCGCGGGACGTTAGCGCGGCTGCTGAGTCAGCAGTACAAGATGGGTTCCCCCGAGACAGCTGATCGGGATAAATAA
- the heatr4 gene encoding HEAT repeat-containing protein 4 isoform X3, which yields MDSRCGSEVSGSDSISMQRSQRLYQQFLTDAAAYLSFSPDTGSVSFNQSDFQHLFRLSGALKPSAKGKTQEGKRCRPAQRPPERCRGLQESEEQTPIQLQTAQACSRTRLTAGHCPKRASGLPRPVQEDQIILQKSLKYHKDMQRWSSRAPQRGTGPDNISPESLKTDRADPVEPVQTEVLPTCSRPTSPQSGLDPDSWLAAQRSALDGDYSHGVIRRLVAQLFLCRDEQPDSEEQADDSQLVVPLLSFISSQTTLVRSLLAEKLNSSDWRDRLISCSTLRSLKGPLNKDVVQKLSDLMCSDHSDTVRLAAAETLMKLGKTHQVHTELRLKFEEGQGLQGRMEALDLIGHLKLTTAMLLEPLVGCLGDEFTAVRTQACLTAASLLLKDDTVVRRLLQVIENDTARDVRLSAIRAVDALGLSSLDVQETLLRCVETEEEAELRLAACRLLLSARVPSAQLQDFLLRRINVESDWLVRRTMKEMLCLCDGGQQEDLCPTHSVSRQVKRLCERRVITEKLLLLEKLQAGGTRRLGRGTLARLLSQQYKMGSPETADRDK from the exons ATGGATTCACGTTGTGGCTCTGAAGTCTCCGGTTCAGACTCCATCAGCATGCAGCGATCTCAGCGCCTCTACCAACAGTTTCTGACTGACGCTGCAGCCTACCTCAGTTTCTCCCCGGACACGGGCAGTGTCTCTTTCAACCAGTCCGACTTCCAGCACTTATTCAGGCTCAGTGGAGCCCTGAAACCGTCCGCCAAGGGGAAGACACAGGAGGGGAAACGTTGTAGACCGGCCCAGAGGCCTCCAGAGCGATGCAGGGGTCTACAGGAGTCTGAGGAACAGACGCCCATTCAGCTGCAGACGGCACAGGCCTGCAGCAGAACCAGGCTGACAGCTGGACACTGTCCGAAGAGGGCTTCAGGTTTACCTAGACCAGTCCAAGAGGACCAGATCATCTTGCAAAAGTCATTGAAGTACCACAAAGACATGCAGAGGTGGTCCTCCAGAGCCCCACAGAGGGGGACTGGCCCGGACAACA TTTCCCCAGAGAGCCTGAAGACAGACCGGGCTGATCCTGTAGAGCCCGTCCAGACTGAAGTCCTCCCCACCTGCAGCAGACCAACGTCTCCACAGTCAG GTTTAGATCCTGACAGCTGGTTGGCAGCCCAGCGTTCAGCTCTGGACGGAGACTACAGTCACGGCGTCATCCGGAGACTCGTAGCTCAACTCTTCCTCTGCCGGGACGAGCAGCCCGATAGCGAGGAACAAGCCGACGACAGCCAGCTGGTTGTTCCACTGCTGAGCTTCATCAGCAGCCAGACG ACTCTTGTGCGCTCGCTGCTGGCTGAGAAGCTCAACAGCTCTGATTGGAGGGACAGACTGATATCCTGTAGCACACTCCGCAGCCTCAAAGGAccccttaacaag GATGTTGTGCAGAAGCTGAGCGACCTGATGTGTAGCGACCACAGCGACACAGTCCGCCTTGCTGCTGCCGAGACGCTCATGAAGCTGGGGAAGACGCACCAAGTCCACACTGAGCTCAG GTTAAAGTTTGAGGAGGGGCAGGGTCTCCAGGGCCGGATGGAGGCTCTGGATCTAATCGGCCATCTGAAGTTAACGACAGCGATGCTGCTGGAGCCGCTCGTCGGCTGCCTCGGTGATGAGTTCACTGCCGTCCGGACACAAGCCTGTCTGACGGCTGCTTCTCTGCTGCTGAAGGACGACACG GTAGTGAGGCGTCTGCTGCAGGTGATTGAGAACGACACGGCTCGAGATGTTCGACTGTCGGCCATCAGAG CAGTGGATGCGTTGGGTTTGTCCTCCCTGGACGTGCAGGAGACGCTGCTGCGCTGTGTGGAGACTGAGGAGGAGGCGGAGCTGCGTCTGGCTGCCTGCCGCCTGCTGCTCAGCGCCCGCGTGCCCTCCGCCCAGCTGCAGGACTTCCTGCTGCGCCGCATCAACGTCGAGTCTGACTGGCTGGTCCGCAG GACGATGAAGGAaatgctgtgtctgtgtgacggCGGCCAGCAGGAGGATCTCTGCCCAACGCACTCAGTCAGCCGGCAG GTGAAGCGTCTGTGTGAGCGGAGAGTGATCACggagaagctgctgctgctggagaagcTGCAGGCCGGAGGAACGCGGCGCCTTGGCCGCGGGACGTTAGCGCGGCTGCTGAGTCAGCAGTACAAGATGGGTTCCCCCGAGACAGCTGATCGGGATAAATAA